The Microbacterium sp. KUDC0406 genome includes a window with the following:
- a CDS encoding M23 family metallopeptidase: MPAESAVAVTSSAAPASRRAARERQTAEVPVVQTPSAPAAAQPFVGRRARRAGIAQPVASDAAPWRESMADAGTGRPLVAAQSVVPETVVDGEPAAAPAIVAEPVVEAEPIAPVAAAELKTERLVVEEPAAAEAEPAAAAEPAAKAEPAAEAQAAAESAAEAESAAEAQAAAEEPVAPDAATDSEASAAESAADAFTAAAAAFGFSADDLDEQVEPAARASAAEPEPSVENSATAHRAPRRGRRLGRKVATAGATLGVMGVAGLMLVSMTLPSEAVAAAQGQDAQSLTSLTAAETQQQKLGTDDIQAYVASSDVENAQSAREGGFTSMSMADLAAEEGIKYSTSLYTNDTTAAIQWPFAVGVAMSSPYGSRWGRLHAGIDLVPGEGAPIQAIADGVVRKATENGGGYGVTVYIDHMIDGKVITSHYSHMLHGSMRVQTGQHVKVGDIVGLVGNTGHSYGAHLHFELLRNGVQFDPLPWMKANAGRHDGVGPIS; encoded by the coding sequence GTGCCCGCAGAGTCCGCTGTCGCAGTGACGTCGTCGGCCGCTCCGGCCTCCCGCCGTGCGGCCCGTGAGCGCCAGACCGCCGAGGTCCCGGTCGTGCAGACGCCGTCCGCTCCGGCTGCCGCGCAGCCGTTCGTCGGCCGGCGCGCCCGTCGCGCGGGAATCGCGCAGCCCGTCGCATCGGATGCCGCGCCCTGGCGCGAGTCGATGGCGGATGCCGGCACCGGCCGGCCCCTGGTCGCCGCTCAGTCCGTCGTGCCCGAGACCGTCGTCGACGGGGAGCCCGCCGCGGCGCCGGCCATCGTCGCCGAGCCGGTCGTCGAGGCCGAGCCGATCGCCCCCGTCGCCGCAGCCGAGCTGAAGACCGAGCGTCTCGTCGTCGAGGAACCGGCCGCAGCCGAGGCCGAGCCCGCCGCCGCGGCCGAGCCCGCCGCCAAGGCCGAGCCCGCCGCCGAGGCCCAGGCTGCGGCCGAGTCCGCCGCCGAGGCCGAGTCCGCCGCCGAGGCCCAGGCCGCCGCCGAGGAGCCCGTCGCCCCGGATGCCGCCACCGACTCCGAGGCATCCGCTGCCGAGTCCGCCGCCGACGCATTCACCGCAGCTGCCGCGGCTTTCGGCTTCAGCGCGGACGATCTCGACGAGCAGGTCGAGCCCGCTGCCCGGGCATCCGCCGCCGAGCCGGAGCCGTCCGTCGAGAACTCGGCGACCGCGCACCGTGCACCGCGACGCGGTCGTCGCCTGGGGCGCAAGGTGGCCACCGCCGGCGCCACGCTCGGTGTGATGGGCGTCGCTGGCCTCATGCTCGTCTCGATGACGCTGCCCTCCGAGGCGGTGGCCGCGGCTCAGGGCCAGGACGCCCAGTCGCTGACTTCGCTCACTGCGGCGGAAACGCAGCAGCAGAAGCTCGGCACCGACGACATCCAGGCGTACGTCGCGTCATCCGACGTCGAGAACGCGCAGTCCGCCCGCGAAGGCGGGTTCACGTCGATGTCGATGGCCGACCTCGCGGCTGAAGAGGGCATCAAGTACTCCACCAGCCTGTACACCAACGACACCACGGCGGCGATTCAGTGGCCCTTCGCCGTCGGCGTGGCCATGAGCTCGCCGTACGGCTCTCGCTGGGGACGCCTGCACGCCGGCATCGACCTCGTGCCCGGAGAAGGCGCGCCGATCCAGGCGATCGCCGACGGCGTCGTGCGCAAGGCGACCGAGAACGGCGGCGGATACGGCGTCACCGTCTACATCGATCACATGATCGACGGCAAGGTCATCACGAGCCACTACTCGCACATGCTGCACGGCTCGATGCGCGTGCAGACCGGACAGCACGTGAAGGTCGGCGACATCGTCGGGCTCGTCGGGAACACCGGTCATTCCTACGGTGCGCACCTGCACTTCGAGCTGCTCCGCAACGGCGTTCAGTTCGACCCGCTGCCCTGGATGAAGGCGAACGCGGGCCGTCATGACGGAGTCGGGCCGATTTCCTGA
- a CDS encoding HepT-like ribonuclease domain-containing protein, whose protein sequence is MQPEAAAYLWDAREAAQRVTEFISGLDETGYRSDALRRSAVERQLEIVGEALNNLRRVDAETADGVPDLHRIVGLRNVLAHGYAVVDDGVVWAAASERVPELVTYLGLLLGEGPSGA, encoded by the coding sequence ATGCAGCCTGAGGCTGCGGCATACCTCTGGGATGCCCGGGAAGCGGCGCAGCGTGTGACGGAGTTCATCAGTGGTCTTGATGAGACCGGATATCGTTCGGATGCCCTCCGTCGCTCTGCCGTGGAGCGCCAGCTCGAGATCGTCGGAGAGGCCCTGAACAACCTGCGCCGGGTAGACGCGGAGACGGCCGACGGAGTTCCGGATCTTCATCGCATCGTCGGGCTCCGCAACGTGCTCGCGCACGGCTATGCGGTGGTGGACGACGGAGTCGTCTGGGCGGCCGCTTCCGAGCGGGTGCCGGAGCTGGTCACCTATCTGGGTCTCCTGCTCGGGGAAGGGCCCTCCGGCGCCTGA
- a CDS encoding enoyl-CoA hydratase/isomerase family protein, which yields MGEPILSTVDEGLARLTLNRPARLNAFNGDLAYAWRDATAEAVARDDVRAILIDAAGPAFCAGGDVLDMANEMGSGEDITAFARVINEGIRSLTDSAKPVVAAAHGTTAGGGLGILLCSDYAVVGAHSKLGSLYANIGLTPDLSVSAQLAHAIGQRRALQLLLQDRMLSAAEAVEWGLVAEAVAGAEGSDAAAEAAAVQARAEEIARFWLDGAAGAYGHAKRLVRSQPERTFHEQLEEEALSIGASFETPDAQARVAAFAARSAR from the coding sequence TCCACCGTCGACGAGGGCCTCGCGCGGCTCACCCTGAACCGTCCGGCACGGCTGAACGCCTTCAACGGCGACCTCGCCTACGCCTGGCGGGATGCCACGGCCGAGGCCGTCGCCCGCGACGACGTGCGCGCGATCCTCATCGACGCGGCCGGCCCGGCGTTCTGCGCCGGCGGCGACGTGCTCGACATGGCGAACGAGATGGGATCCGGCGAGGACATCACCGCCTTCGCCCGGGTGATCAACGAGGGCATCCGTTCGCTCACCGACTCGGCCAAGCCCGTGGTGGCGGCCGCACACGGCACGACCGCCGGCGGAGGCCTCGGCATCCTGCTCTGCAGCGACTACGCCGTCGTCGGCGCGCACTCGAAGCTCGGCAGCCTGTACGCGAACATCGGCCTCACGCCCGACCTGTCGGTGTCGGCACAGCTCGCCCACGCGATCGGTCAGCGCCGGGCGCTGCAGCTGTTGCTGCAGGACCGCATGCTCAGCGCGGCGGAGGCCGTCGAATGGGGTCTCGTCGCCGAGGCGGTCGCCGGCGCCGAGGGATCGGATGCCGCGGCCGAGGCCGCCGCCGTCCAGGCTCGCGCTGAGGAGATCGCCCGGTTCTGGCTGGACGGTGCCGCCGGCGCCTACGGGCATGCCAAGCGCCTGGTGCGCTCGCAGCCGGAGCGCACGTTCCATGAGCAGCTCGAGGAGGAGGCGCTCTCGATCGGAGCATCCTTCGAGACGCCGGACGCGCAGGCGCGCGTCGCGGCCTTCGCGGCGCGCTCGGCCCGCTGA
- a CDS encoding inositol monophosphatase family protein, with product MTDIELGALAAEIALEAGELAARRRREGVHLAATKSTLADIVTDADREVEALIRDRLATERPDDGFLGEESGAAGGTSGFTWVVDPIDGTVNYSYGIPAYSVSIAVVEGTPEPESWNGVAGAVCAPALGELFTAVRGEGAWHDGARLAVTTEIPAGALLATGFGYDPATHDGDLATVRRVMTMARDLRRMGSAAIDLSYVAAGRLDGFFERGLNAWDFAAGAILVSEAGGAVSRIELDSRRPLLFAGGREVHARLGALLAEN from the coding sequence ATGACCGACATCGAACTCGGCGCGCTCGCCGCGGAGATCGCCCTTGAAGCGGGTGAGCTCGCCGCGCGTCGCCGTCGCGAGGGCGTGCATCTCGCCGCGACCAAGTCGACGCTCGCCGACATCGTGACCGACGCCGACCGCGAGGTCGAGGCGCTGATCAGAGACCGGCTCGCCACGGAGCGTCCCGATGACGGCTTCCTCGGCGAGGAGTCCGGTGCGGCCGGGGGCACGAGCGGCTTCACCTGGGTCGTCGACCCTATCGACGGGACGGTCAACTACAGCTACGGCATCCCGGCGTACTCGGTGAGCATCGCCGTGGTCGAGGGCACGCCCGAGCCCGAGTCGTGGAACGGCGTGGCCGGCGCGGTCTGCGCTCCGGCGCTCGGCGAGCTGTTCACAGCGGTCCGCGGCGAGGGAGCCTGGCACGACGGGGCGCGCCTCGCCGTCACGACCGAGATTCCTGCAGGAGCACTGCTGGCGACCGGATTCGGGTACGACCCGGCCACGCACGACGGCGACCTGGCGACGGTGCGACGGGTGATGACCATGGCCCGGGACCTGCGCCGGATGGGGTCGGCCGCGATCGACCTGTCGTACGTAGCGGCCGGGCGGCTGGACGGGTTCTTCGAGCGCGGCCTGAACGCGTGGGACTTCGCGGCCGGTGCGATCCTCGTCTCCGAAGCCGGGGGAGCGGTGTCTCGCATCGAACTGGATTCCCGCCGTCCGCTGCTGTTCGCCGGAGGGCGCGAGGTGCACGCCCGGCTCGGAGCCCTGCTCGCCGAGAACTGA
- a CDS encoding nucleotidyltransferase family protein has translation MIEVNAEELERVARAHGVRRLRVFGSAVTDDFDPERSDIDLLVDLAPETKDKFDAYFGLKEDLERVFGRTVDLVMTDAVRNPYFRDRALASAEELYAA, from the coding sequence ATGATCGAAGTGAACGCGGAGGAGCTCGAGCGCGTCGCACGAGCTCATGGTGTTCGCCGTCTTCGGGTCTTCGGGTCGGCAGTCACCGACGACTTCGATCCCGAACGGAGCGACATCGATCTGCTCGTCGACCTGGCTCCCGAGACGAAGGACAAGTTCGACGCCTACTTCGGTCTGAAGGAGGATCTCGAGCGCGTGTTCGGGCGCACAGTTGATCTGGTGATGACGGATGCGGTCCGCAATCCGTACTTCCGCGATCGAGCCCTCGCATCCGCGGAGGAACTTTATGCAGCCTGA